The Candidatus Flexicrinis proximus genome includes a window with the following:
- a CDS encoding PIG-L family deacetylase: MSLHVVLSPHPDDAPLTMGAYIHHLTTRGERVLIVTTMAGEIPHTLPDTPVVHEFHTTWDVGDNPIFLRHDEDRAAAAVLGAEVTFLDIADCIYRTLDGEPLYFTRSDVFDKVNPADPVIAVPESLRALVREAGTIYAPLSIGKHVDHQIARGWAEELARDYPGKTILFYTDYPYAEVSGAWEEGLTRVPYIGLLAPLSLNEADLRAKIDSIACYSSQISSFWLSLEDMEARIRAFFTSNGSHPPHERFWEYKGKMG, from the coding sequence ATGAGCCTGCATGTCGTACTTTCGCCACATCCCGATGATGCCCCCCTCACAATGGGCGCGTACATCCATCACCTGACCACACGCGGTGAACGGGTGCTCATTGTGACAACTATGGCCGGGGAAATACCCCACACGCTGCCTGATACCCCGGTCGTTCACGAGTTCCATACGACCTGGGATGTCGGCGATAACCCTATCTTCCTCCGTCACGACGAGGACCGGGCGGCGGCAGCGGTGTTGGGTGCGGAGGTCACCTTCCTCGACATCGCCGACTGCATCTACAGGACGCTTGACGGGGAGCCGTTGTATTTCACCCGCAGTGATGTCTTCGACAAAGTTAATCCGGCTGATCCTGTAATTGCCGTGCCTGAGTCGTTGCGCGCGCTGGTCCGCGAGGCTGGCACCATCTATGCGCCCCTCAGTATTGGCAAGCATGTCGACCACCAGATCGCGCGCGGCTGGGCCGAAGAACTGGCGCGAGATTATCCCGGCAAGACCATCCTCTTCTACACCGATTACCCGTATGCGGAGGTCTCCGGCGCCTGGGAGGAAGGGCTCACGCGCGTGCCCTATATCGGCCTGCTGGCACCCCTCTCGCTCAATGAAGCCGATCTCCGCGCGAAAATCGACTCAATCGCATGTTATAGTTCGCAGATCAGTTCGTTCTGGTTATCGCTTGAGGACATGGAAGCGCGCATCCGGGCATTCTTCACAAGCAACGGCTCGCACCCGCCTCACGAGCGTTTTTGGGAATATAAAGGGAAAATGGGATGA
- a CDS encoding carbohydrate ABC transporter permease, giving the protein MLRGRVGQTGQVALAHMFLLAYAFLAVFPVFLVVINSVKERRAIFRDPYALATAESFSLVGYETLTKNGNFPNYFLNSAVVVFGSLFLIMLLGSMCAFALSEYSFKGNTFIGLYMSIGIMIPIRLGTVSLLRLMVDLKLINTLWALIFVYTATGLPLAIFILSSFMRDVPRDLKDAARVDGASEYRVYWMILPLVRPALGTVAVFNMIPFWNDLWFPLILAPSEGVKTVTLGTQSFLGQFLNDWNAILAALTLSMIPIIILYVIFSRQLVRGLTSGAVK; this is encoded by the coding sequence ATGCTGCGCGGACGAGTCGGACAGACGGGACAGGTTGCACTTGCGCATATGTTCCTCCTGGCATATGCGTTTCTGGCCGTATTTCCGGTCTTCCTGGTCGTCATCAATTCAGTCAAGGAACGCCGCGCGATCTTCAGGGACCCCTACGCGCTGGCCACCGCCGAGTCGTTTAGCCTCGTCGGCTACGAAACCCTGACCAAGAACGGCAATTTCCCCAACTACTTCCTGAACAGCGCCGTTGTGGTTTTCGGTTCGCTGTTCCTGATTATGCTGCTGGGCTCGATGTGTGCGTTTGCCCTCTCCGAGTACAGTTTCAAGGGCAACACCTTCATCGGACTCTACATGTCGATCGGAATTATGATCCCGATCCGCCTCGGTACGGTAAGCTTGCTGCGTCTGATGGTCGATCTGAAACTGATCAATACACTGTGGGCGCTGATTTTCGTCTATACCGCAACCGGGCTGCCGCTGGCAATCTTCATCCTCTCGTCGTTTATGCGTGATGTCCCCAGGGACCTCAAGGACGCGGCGCGGGTCGATGGCGCAAGTGAATACCGTGTCTATTGGATGATCCTGCCCCTCGTTCGTCCCGCCCTCGGCACGGTTGCCGTCTTTAACATGATTCCGTTCTGGAACGATTTGTGGTTCCCTCTGATTCTCGCCCCGTCCGAGGGCGTGAAGACCGTTACGTTGGGTACACAGTCGTTTCTGGGGCAGTTCCTCAATGACTGGAATGCAATTCTCGCGGCGCTTACGCTTTCGATGATTCCAATCATCATCCTGTATGTGATCTTTTCGCGGCAGTTAGTGCGCGGCCTAACGTCAGGCGCTGTCAAATGA
- a CDS encoding HAMP domain-containing histidine kinase has protein sequence MSVDIGKAREHLTALIAAAKAGAKVDVGQLEVLARMIDTIEIDRTRASSNNDFRAVLSDTAEFWKTAIHELRTPMTSIRGYSDMLAKPEMGGQLAEMQLKLLGVVRNNSRRMEALLADFSVLNKLRAGVLQVKPKLDTVKNIAMMVEKRVEPTATELGRKFVAEIPAGLPMMMTDGEHLSMAVAKLVENGLRYTPAENGKVEMTALTEGANVQIIVSDNGIGMSAEDIAKLGRPFFRADNETVRSYKGSGLGVPIAYNLVAALGGTVNVDSTPGKGTRWIVRMPSMGVR, from the coding sequence ATGAGCGTTGATATTGGGAAAGCCAGAGAGCACCTCACTGCCCTGATTGCCGCGGCTAAGGCTGGCGCAAAAGTCGATGTGGGGCAGTTGGAAGTGCTGGCACGGATGATCGATACCATCGAGATCGACCGTACACGCGCGTCCAGCAACAATGACTTCCGTGCCGTACTAAGTGATACGGCCGAGTTTTGGAAGACAGCGATCCACGAGCTTCGCACCCCGATGACCAGCATTCGCGGCTATTCGGACATGTTGGCAAAACCCGAGATGGGGGGCCAGCTTGCCGAGATGCAGTTGAAGCTGCTCGGCGTGGTTCGCAATAACTCGCGCCGGATGGAGGCTCTTCTGGCCGACTTTAGCGTGCTCAATAAGCTGCGCGCCGGTGTCCTGCAAGTCAAGCCAAAGCTCGACACCGTCAAAAACATCGCGATGATGGTCGAGAAGCGCGTGGAACCGACAGCCACTGAACTCGGCCGCAAGTTCGTTGCTGAAATCCCGGCCGGTCTCCCGATGATGATGACTGACGGGGAGCACCTGTCGATGGCGGTCGCCAAACTTGTCGAAAACGGGCTGCGCTATACCCCCGCGGAAAACGGCAAGGTCGAGATGACGGCGCTGACCGAGGGGGCAAACGTGCAGATCATTGTCTCGGACAACGGGATCGGCATGTCCGCCGAAGACATCGCCAAGTTGGGACGCCCGTTCTTCCGCGCCGACAACGAGACGGTGCGTAGCTATAAGGGGAGCGGGTTGGGTGTACCTATCGCCTACAACCTGGTTGCTGCGCTTGGTGGCACGGTCAACGTGGACAGCACGCCGGGCAAAGGCACGCGCTGGATCGTCCGGATGCCGTCAATGGGTGTGCGGTAA
- a CDS encoding Gfo/Idh/MocA family oxidoreductase — protein MKIGLIGSGFMGKIHASAWGATPAQLVGLVSSDPASAQQIAAQTGAKIYESLDSLIYDVDVVDICTPTDLHHGMVLQAAAAGKHIVCEKPLARSNAQTREMIAACDRAGVKLLVAQVVRFFPEYARAKAVVDSGEIGRVGVIRLTRCSFKPARNDPSSWFHDHARSGGMMFDLMIHDFDYARWVGGDVTTVYAKHVIDRFPDAPGDYALAILTHASGAMSHVEGGWAYPVPMFRTALEIAGERGLIEHPAASSVALGVHLHETSTSDASIAVPRNPVLEDPYTTQIKHFYDVLNATVSVPRVTAQDGAAAVEIALAAIESAQTGRPVHLKGAPR, from the coding sequence ATGAAAATAGGGTTGATAGGTTCAGGCTTTATGGGCAAGATCCACGCATCAGCGTGGGGCGCAACACCAGCGCAGTTGGTGGGATTGGTCTCTTCGGATCCGGCCTCTGCTCAGCAGATTGCGGCGCAAACGGGCGCGAAGATCTATGAGTCGCTCGACAGTTTGATATACGATGTCGATGTGGTCGATATCTGTACGCCGACCGATCTGCACCACGGGATGGTGCTGCAGGCGGCCGCGGCGGGAAAACACATCGTGTGCGAGAAGCCGTTGGCGCGCTCCAATGCCCAGACTCGCGAGATGATTGCCGCTTGCGATCGTGCCGGCGTCAAGCTGTTAGTCGCGCAAGTTGTCCGGTTCTTTCCGGAGTACGCCCGTGCCAAGGCGGTCGTGGACAGCGGCGAGATCGGTCGGGTAGGGGTGATACGCCTGACCCGCTGCAGCTTTAAGCCGGCCCGCAATGACCCGTCAAGCTGGTTCCATGATCACGCCAGGTCGGGCGGGATGATGTTCGACCTCATGATCCATGACTTCGACTATGCCCGCTGGGTGGGGGGTGATGTCACCACCGTCTACGCGAAGCACGTCATTGACCGCTTCCCGGACGCTCCCGGCGATTATGCGCTGGCAATCCTGACCCACGCCAGCGGCGCGATGTCGCATGTCGAGGGCGGTTGGGCCTATCCCGTGCCGATGTTCCGCACTGCGCTGGAAATCGCCGGCGAACGCGGCCTGATCGAGCATCCGGCGGCCAGCAGCGTCGCCCTGGGTGTGCATCTGCACGAAACATCCACGTCCGACGCCTCGATTGCCGTCCCGCGCAACCCGGTACTGGAAGACCCATATACGACTCAGATCAAACATTTCTACGATGTCCTGAACGCCACTGTATCTGTGCCCCGGGTGACTGCTCAGGATGGTGCGGCGGCGGTTGAAATCGCGCTGGCGGCCATCGAGTCCGCGCAAACCGGCCGGCCCGTACATCTGAAAGGCGCACCGCGATGA
- a CDS encoding sugar ABC transporter permease yields MAGRKKFPLHLVVFIAPAFIIYTLFMIYPLVDSLRLSFYAPAEVVEAEDTGETQTAAEAQAARVASRRNEVFVGIANYQRLLTDPLWAPRIQGAIKNNFVFFAIHMLVQNPIGLVLAVLLTSQAVRFKAIYRTLIFLPTILSFVLVGFIWQIMLNPLWGISKDILTLIGLPQLYQPWLGLESSALITQSLISVWQFVGIPMMLFSAALVGISEELVEAARVDGATAWGIFWRIKLPLIMPTVGIVGVLTFVGNFNAFDLIYTIQGGLAGPNFSSDLLGTFFHRTFFGFQLQAGNPTMGATIAGVTFAIILTGVLLYLFGYQRRITRVEY; encoded by the coding sequence ATGGCTGGCCGTAAGAAGTTCCCCTTACACTTAGTGGTTTTTATCGCGCCGGCGTTCATCATCTACACGTTGTTTATGATTTATCCGTTGGTCGACTCGCTGCGGCTGAGCTTTTATGCCCCGGCTGAAGTTGTTGAGGCGGAAGATACGGGCGAGACCCAGACCGCTGCCGAAGCACAGGCTGCCCGTGTCGCCAGCAGGCGCAACGAAGTTTTCGTGGGCATCGCCAACTATCAGCGGCTCCTGACCGACCCGCTGTGGGCGCCGCGCATTCAGGGCGCGATCAAGAATAACTTCGTTTTCTTCGCGATTCACATGCTCGTCCAGAACCCGATTGGCCTAGTGTTGGCGGTGCTGCTGACCTCGCAGGCCGTGCGCTTCAAAGCGATTTACCGGACCCTGATTTTTCTGCCGACGATCCTCTCGTTTGTACTCGTGGGATTCATCTGGCAGATCATGCTGAACCCGCTCTGGGGGATCTCCAAGGACATCCTCACGCTGATCGGTCTCCCACAGTTGTACCAACCGTGGCTTGGCCTTGAGAGTTCGGCGCTGATCACGCAATCGCTGATCTCCGTCTGGCAGTTTGTCGGGATCCCCATGATGCTGTTTTCCGCCGCCCTGGTCGGCATCAGCGAGGAGTTGGTCGAAGCGGCACGGGTCGACGGGGCGACTGCCTGGGGCATCTTCTGGCGCATCAAACTGCCGCTGATCATGCCTACGGTCGGCATTGTCGGCGTCCTCACTTTTGTCGGCAATTTCAACGCCTTCGACCTGATCTATACCATTCAGGGCGGTTTGGCTGGCCCGAATTTTTCCAGCGACCTGCTTGGCACCTTCTTCCACCGCACATTCTTCGGTTTCCAGCTGCAGGCGGGTAATCCGACCATGGGCGCGACCATCGCTGGCGTCACCTTCGCCATCATTCTGACCGGCGTTCTGCTGTACTTATTCGGCTATCAGCGGCGCATCACGCGCGTGGAGTATTAG
- a CDS encoding Stp1/IreP family PP2C-type Ser/Thr phosphatase, which yields MANPQANITLACDAQSNTGRVRENNEDSVLLWSREHVALAVVADGMGGAVAGEEASRIAVQTIYQTLLTAEMQTALSDDSLAPQDVGSRLKSVISQANRAIVRQSDQHPHLRGMGTTVTSVFVQGTHAVVGHVGDSRAYLIQGDTGNIEQITVDHSFVEAMVMAGHITRAEAEDHPMRNILYRALGQSLELDIDVYDVDLQVGDRLVLCSDGLTLHVRPYEIAEITLNADSPEATGKQLIDLANVRGGKDNVSVIVIAVEANLDGSTARNSKVVMRGRQHTGAWLGPDSAFASSESSYPVHLDDPDPVP from the coding sequence ATGGCCAACCCGCAGGCGAATATTACGCTTGCGTGCGACGCCCAGTCGAATACCGGGCGCGTACGTGAGAACAATGAGGATTCGGTTCTGCTGTGGTCGCGTGAACACGTGGCGTTGGCGGTTGTTGCCGATGGCATGGGTGGCGCTGTCGCAGGCGAAGAAGCCAGCCGGATCGCAGTTCAGACCATCTACCAGACCTTGCTAACGGCTGAGATGCAGACCGCGCTTAGTGATGATTCCCTTGCGCCGCAGGATGTTGGGAGCCGCCTTAAATCCGTCATATCTCAGGCCAACCGCGCCATTGTCCGTCAATCGGATCAGCACCCGCACCTACGTGGCATGGGAACGACCGTAACATCCGTGTTCGTCCAGGGGACGCACGCCGTTGTCGGCCACGTCGGGGACAGCCGCGCCTACCTCATTCAGGGCGACACCGGCAATATCGAGCAGATTACCGTCGACCACAGTTTTGTCGAAGCGATGGTCATGGCAGGGCATATCACTCGCGCCGAGGCCGAAGACCATCCGATGCGCAATATCCTGTACCGTGCACTCGGCCAGTCGCTCGAATTGGACATCGACGTTTACGATGTCGATCTCCAGGTCGGCGACCGACTCGTTCTCTGCTCTGATGGACTGACCCTTCACGTCCGGCCGTACGAGATCGCTGAAATCACGCTGAACGCGGACTCGCCTGAGGCGACCGGCAAGCAGTTGATTGACTTGGCGAATGTACGCGGCGGCAAGGATAACGTTAGCGTTATCGTGATCGCGGTAGAAGCCAATCTGGACGGCAGCACCGCGCGCAATTCCAAGGTCGTGATGCGTGGGCGTCAGCACACCGGCGCGTGGCTGGGGCCGGACTCGGCGTTTGCCTCGTCAGAGTCGAGCTACCCCGTCCATCTCGACGACCCGGATCCCGTGCCCTGA
- a CDS encoding carbohydrate ABC transporter substrate-binding protein — MKRFSRLLIVASLLLLVLSISPAQLALAQDDTIVIESWRNDDLTIWQDVIIPAFNVHYPDIKVVFSPSPPADYNGLLGSKLEAGTAGDLITCRPFDASLTLFNDGYLASLNDLPGMENFSDVAKSAWITDDGSDAFCVPMASVIHGFIYNVDMFNELGLTEPTTEAEFYAVLDALTAAGIEPLVLGTADQWESATVGFQNIGPNYWHGEEGRLGLITGTEKYNAGGFLAAFEALSKWSPYLIDGYQALAYPDAQSAFTLGLGAIYPSGSWEISGFRANSDFELGAFKPPVPEGAEECYISDHTDIALGMNAAIPDAKRENAMLFLEWMTTPEFAALYSNQLPGFFSLSSHEFAVEDELANEFLSWRGECNSTIRASYQILSRGEPNNETDLWLYNAQMLNGDLTAQEAADLVQAGLEAWYEPQMSQ, encoded by the coding sequence ATGAAACGCTTTTCACGTTTGTTGATCGTCGCCTCCCTGCTTCTTCTGGTTCTCAGCATCAGCCCGGCGCAGCTTGCGCTCGCGCAGGACGATACCATCGTCATCGAAAGCTGGCGTAATGACGACCTGACGATTTGGCAGGATGTGATTATCCCGGCCTTTAACGTGCACTATCCTGACATCAAAGTCGTCTTCTCCCCGTCGCCCCCGGCTGATTACAACGGCCTTCTCGGCAGCAAACTCGAGGCCGGTACTGCCGGTGACCTGATCACCTGCCGTCCGTTCGACGCCTCGCTCACTTTGTTCAATGATGGCTACCTTGCCTCCCTGAACGACCTGCCGGGCATGGAAAACTTCAGCGACGTCGCCAAGAGCGCCTGGATCACCGATGACGGTTCGGATGCATTCTGTGTCCCAATGGCCTCGGTCATTCACGGCTTCATCTACAATGTCGATATGTTCAATGAACTCGGTCTCACCGAACCGACCACCGAGGCCGAATTCTATGCGGTGCTGGACGCCTTGACGGCGGCCGGCATTGAACCGCTTGTCCTCGGCACGGCGGATCAGTGGGAAAGCGCGACCGTTGGTTTCCAGAATATCGGCCCCAACTACTGGCATGGCGAAGAGGGCCGTCTCGGCCTCATCACCGGCACCGAAAAATACAATGCCGGTGGTTTCCTTGCGGCTTTTGAAGCCCTTTCGAAGTGGTCCCCGTACCTGATCGATGGCTATCAGGCACTGGCGTACCCGGATGCACAGAGCGCCTTCACGCTCGGCCTCGGCGCGATCTATCCGTCTGGCTCGTGGGAAATCTCTGGCTTCCGCGCAAACTCAGACTTCGAGCTTGGCGCCTTCAAGCCGCCGGTCCCCGAAGGTGCGGAAGAATGCTACATCAGCGACCACACCGATATTGCGCTCGGTATGAATGCGGCCATCCCTGACGCGAAGCGTGAGAACGCGATGCTATTCCTGGAATGGATGACCACGCCTGAGTTTGCCGCACTGTATTCCAACCAGCTCCCCGGCTTCTTCAGCCTGTCCAGCCACGAATTCGCCGTGGAAGACGAGCTCGCCAATGAATTCCTGAGCTGGCGTGGTGAATGCAATTCGACCATTCGCGCCTCCTACCAGATCCTCTCGCGTGGTGAGCCGAACAACGAAACCGATCTGTGGCTGTACAACGCCCAGATGCTCAACGGTGATTTGACCGCGCAGGAAGCCGCTGACCTCGTTCAGGCTGGCCTCGAAGCGTGGTACGAACCGCAGATGAGCCAGTAA
- a CDS encoding endonuclease III yields MSDRSSDLKRRKAKVVPVYEALEKVYGRLEWHPGIDPMDELISCILSQSTSDINRDKGFHALKANFASWGEIADAPTDELITVIRPAGLANQKGPRIQSILQRIARERGAYNIDFLADLPLDEARSWLISFDGIGPKTAAIVLAFAFGRPSFPVDTHVHRVGQRIGFFPEGTSADKAHPMMEALFPVEWHYSGHIFIIQHGRDTCTARVAHCERCPITAYCDDFQARAKARAEQPEPEVRSIRAPRRQTKGKS; encoded by the coding sequence ATGAGCGATCGAAGCTCCGACCTTAAACGGCGCAAGGCCAAGGTGGTGCCTGTATATGAAGCCCTGGAGAAGGTCTATGGGCGATTGGAGTGGCATCCCGGCATCGACCCGATGGACGAACTGATCAGCTGTATCCTGAGTCAAAGCACAAGCGACATTAACCGCGACAAAGGATTCCACGCGCTTAAGGCAAATTTCGCGTCCTGGGGCGAAATCGCAGATGCGCCGACCGACGAGCTGATCACTGTCATCCGGCCGGCCGGACTGGCCAACCAGAAAGGACCGCGGATTCAGTCCATTCTCCAGCGGATCGCTCGTGAGCGGGGCGCATACAACATTGACTTCCTTGCCGATCTTCCGCTTGACGAGGCGCGTTCCTGGCTGATCTCGTTTGATGGCATCGGCCCCAAAACAGCCGCCATCGTGCTGGCATTTGCCTTCGGGCGCCCCTCATTTCCCGTTGATACCCATGTACACCGGGTAGGACAGCGTATTGGATTCTTTCCGGAAGGCACCAGCGCCGACAAGGCGCATCCAATGATGGAGGCGCTTTTTCCGGTCGAGTGGCATTACTCCGGCCACATCTTTATCATTCAACACGGTCGCGATACATGCACGGCCCGGGTTGCGCATTGCGAGCGGTGCCCGATTACCGCATACTGCGATGACTTTCAGGCCCGCGCGAAGGCCCGTGCTGAGCAGCCAGAACCGGAAGTCCGCAGCATCAGGGCTCCGCGTCGCCAGACCAAAGGGAAATCATGA
- a CDS encoding Gfo/Idh/MocA family oxidoreductase, with protein MKLGILSFAHLHAESYVGSIRGLPGVELIGIADADLARGQKYAAQFNTRLFPSVEALLGEKPDGVIVCAENANHRALVELAASAGVNVLCEKPLATSLEDASAMLDAAERAGVKLMTAFPMRFNAPVIETKRLIDNGALGQVYAANTTNQGECPKHHRAWFVDRKLAGGGALADHIVHVTDLLRWYLSSEVVEVYAQSNAILYSGEVEVETGGLVMLTFANGVFATIDCSWSKPPYYPTWGGLTMDFIGQNGLITVNAFKQVLTVYSHDRQRPAYAYWGSDSNQAMIAEFVTAIREDRAPHVTGYDGFKAVEVVMAAYDSVESGQPVRLA; from the coding sequence ATGAAACTCGGTATCCTCAGTTTCGCTCATTTACACGCCGAGTCGTACGTGGGCAGTATTCGTGGTCTGCCAGGCGTCGAACTGATTGGAATCGCCGACGCAGACCTGGCGCGTGGCCAGAAATACGCGGCGCAGTTCAACACCCGCCTGTTCCCATCGGTTGAGGCGCTGCTTGGCGAAAAGCCGGATGGGGTCATTGTCTGCGCCGAAAACGCCAATCATCGTGCACTGGTTGAGCTGGCCGCCTCAGCCGGCGTAAATGTGTTGTGCGAGAAGCCGCTGGCCACCTCACTTGAAGATGCCAGTGCCATGCTCGATGCCGCTGAACGCGCGGGTGTCAAGCTCATGACAGCCTTCCCGATGCGCTTCAATGCTCCTGTGATTGAGACCAAGCGTCTGATCGACAATGGTGCGTTAGGGCAGGTCTACGCGGCCAACACGACCAACCAGGGCGAATGCCCCAAACATCACCGTGCCTGGTTTGTCGACCGCAAACTGGCCGGCGGGGGCGCGCTTGCCGACCACATCGTCCATGTGACTGATCTGCTCCGCTGGTATCTGTCCAGCGAGGTCGTCGAGGTCTACGCACAGTCGAATGCGATCCTCTATTCAGGTGAGGTTGAAGTCGAGACCGGTGGGCTGGTCATGCTTACCTTCGCCAACGGGGTGTTTGCCACCATCGACTGCAGCTGGAGCAAGCCGCCGTATTACCCGACCTGGGGCGGTCTCACAATGGATTTCATCGGCCAGAACGGCCTGATCACCGTCAACGCCTTCAAACAGGTGTTGACGGTCTATTCGCACGACCGGCAGCGCCCTGCCTATGCCTACTGGGGTTCCGACTCGAATCAGGCCATGATCGCTGAGTTTGTCACGGCAATTCGCGAAGACCGCGCCCCGCATGTCACAGGATACGATGGTTTTAAGGCGGTTGAAGTAGTCATGGCGGCATACGACTCGGTGGAGTCAGGCCAACCGGTACGCCTTGCCTAG
- a CDS encoding thiolase family protein, giving the protein MTEIVIIDAVRTPLGRRNGVLRDVHPVRLGSHVLCELLARSNLPVEEIDHVIMGCVSQIGDQTFNLARNVVLDAGLPAGIAATTIDFQCGSSQQAVHLAAGMVASGQAEVVIAGGVENMSRVPMGSSIASGQPFTDRIMSDYNMIPQGIAADEIAQKWGIDRADVDQIGYESHLRAAKAAAAGAFKREIAPVEGSDEAGNRITVENDQGIRPNVDLAKMGSLQAAFTPNGVTTAGNSSQISDGAAGVIVTTSAWARHLGLKPRARILSMVTVGSDPHLMLTGPIPATRKALDRAGLSFDQIDLFEVNEAFAAVIAMWRKEYGADMSKVNVHGGAIALGHPLGASGARLMTTLLHALETHDKRYGLQTMCCGGGMGTGTVIERLN; this is encoded by the coding sequence ATGACCGAAATCGTGATTATCGACGCGGTACGCACTCCGCTTGGTCGCCGTAACGGGGTTCTTCGTGATGTTCACCCCGTTCGCCTCGGTTCGCATGTATTGTGCGAACTGCTCGCGCGCTCAAACTTACCTGTTGAGGAGATCGACCACGTGATCATGGGCTGTGTCAGCCAGATCGGTGACCAGACCTTTAACCTCGCGCGTAATGTCGTACTGGATGCCGGCTTGCCGGCAGGCATCGCCGCGACAACCATCGACTTCCAATGCGGCAGCAGCCAGCAGGCCGTCCATTTGGCGGCGGGAATGGTTGCCTCAGGACAGGCAGAAGTCGTAATCGCGGGGGGTGTTGAAAATATGTCGCGCGTGCCGATGGGCAGCAGCATCGCCAGCGGCCAGCCCTTCACCGACCGCATCATGTCCGATTACAACATGATCCCTCAGGGAATTGCGGCCGATGAGATTGCCCAGAAGTGGGGCATTGACCGCGCCGACGTCGACCAGATCGGCTATGAGAGCCATTTGCGGGCGGCAAAGGCCGCCGCCGCAGGCGCCTTCAAGCGCGAGATCGCGCCGGTTGAAGGTTCGGACGAAGCCGGAAACCGGATCACCGTCGAGAACGATCAAGGGATCCGTCCGAATGTCGATCTTGCCAAAATGGGCTCGCTTCAGGCTGCCTTTACGCCCAATGGCGTGACAACCGCCGGCAATAGCAGCCAGATCAGCGATGGCGCTGCGGGCGTGATCGTCACGACCTCGGCGTGGGCCAGGCATTTGGGTCTCAAGCCCCGTGCGCGGATCCTGAGCATGGTAACCGTCGGTAGCGATCCCCATCTGATGCTGACCGGACCGATCCCAGCGACACGTAAAGCCCTTGACCGCGCCGGCCTGTCGTTTGACCAGATCGACCTGTTCGAAGTGAATGAGGCCTTTGCCGCGGTCATCGCGATGTGGCGCAAGGAATATGGCGCTGACATGAGCAAGGTCAACGTCCACGGGGGCGCAATTGCCTTGGGGCATCCACTGGGAGCCAGCGGCGCGCGGCTGATGACGACGCTGCTGCACGCGCTCGAAACCCACGATAAGCGCTATGGCCTGCAAACGATGTGCTGTGGCGGCGGCATGGGTACAGGAACGGTCATCGAGCGGTTGAACTGA
- a CDS encoding NAD-dependent deacylase → MDAALQNAVQALKHARRVTVLTGAGVSKESGVPTYRDALTGLWANYSFEDLASPQGYMRDPAMVWDWYEERRSQLKVVQPNPGHIALAQLAARYDQFLLITQNVDDLHERGGSSDVIHLHGHLMLTRCFSDCRGNPTRIEPKDYVMRDTSPPLCPYCGRWLRPDVVWFTEMLPQADFQRAQKASLSCDVMLVVGTSAMVYPAASLPSLADAAGAVVIEVNPEPTDISHLAGIHLRGPSGEILPQLVGALDA, encoded by the coding sequence ATGGATGCTGCGCTCCAAAATGCTGTCCAGGCCTTGAAACACGCGCGTCGCGTCACCGTCTTGACCGGCGCGGGCGTCAGTAAAGAGTCCGGCGTGCCAACCTACCGGGACGCCCTCACTGGCTTGTGGGCGAACTACAGTTTTGAGGATCTGGCATCGCCGCAAGGATACATGCGCGACCCCGCAATGGTCTGGGACTGGTATGAGGAGCGGCGCAGTCAGCTCAAAGTCGTACAGCCAAACCCTGGTCACATCGCCTTAGCCCAGTTGGCCGCCCGTTACGACCAGTTTCTGCTGATCACCCAGAACGTCGACGACTTGCACGAGCGCGGTGGCAGCAGCGACGTGATTCATCTTCACGGTCATCTGATGCTGACGCGCTGCTTTTCGGATTGCAGGGGAAACCCGACCCGGATCGAGCCCAAAGACTATGTCATGCGGGATACCTCGCCGCCGCTTTGTCCCTATTGTGGCCGCTGGCTGCGGCCGGATGTAGTCTGGTTCACCGAGATGCTCCCTCAGGCCGACTTTCAACGCGCGCAGAAGGCTTCGCTCTCGTGCGACGTGATGCTGGTTGTCGGGACGTCTGCTATGGTCTACCCGGCTGCCAGCCTGCCCTCACTGGCAGACGCTGCGGGCGCAGTCGTGATCGAGGTCAACCCTGAGCCGACAGACATCTCGCATCTGGCCGGCATCCATCTGCGTGGTCCGTCCGGCGAGATTCTTCCACAGTTGGTGGGGGCGCTCGATGCGTAG